ACCTGGCCGTCGCCGCCCATGACGACTTTGCCGTGGCGGCGAACTGAAACGATGGTGGTCAAGGGAGAGTCTCCACGCAGCGGGGCGAAAATGCCTTATGCCAACTCATATGGGGGTGGTGGAGCGTTTTTCAACTGTAGGACGCGGCGGGGGACGAGCGGTGCCTGACAGACGATCGTTCCCACGCTCTGCATGGGAATGCAGCCCGGGACGCTCTGCGTCCCTTTCGGCGCCGGAACGCGGAGCGTCCCTTGAGGCATTTCCACGCAGAGCGTGGGAACGATCAGACGCGGGATCAGCGACTCTGGCGTTGTTGTAACAACAGGTTGCTGAAGCCGCTGCCAGCCAGTTGCTTCTGGGCGGTGGTCAGCTGTTCGCGGTTGCTGAACGGGCCGACCAGAACCCGATACCAGGTCTCGTCCTTCACAGTGCCGGATTCAACCGCTACGGCCTGACCCAGCAGGATGATCTGCGCACGCACCTTGTCGGCGTCGGCTTCCTTGCGGAACGAACCGGCTTGCAGGAAGAACTTAGTCACCGGTGCCGCTTTTGCCACCGGAGGCGCTGGTGGCGGGGTGATGCCGGCCAATGCCGCTTGAGCCCGGGCCGTGTCGATCTTCGCCGCTTCCGCTGGCGTCACCGGCGTGGTCGGAATGGCCGGCACTTGTGGCGTCGGCAGGGTTTTCTCCGGCACCGCATCCGGCGGCACGATGACTTCCGATTCCGGCAGCAAGGTGTAGAAGTCGTACTTCGGCTTCACCGGTTGCGTCGGGCTCGGCGGAGTCTTGTTGGCCTCGGCGATCTTGGTGGCTTTCTGCTGCTCGATCTTCTCGCGCTTGACGCTGTCGCTGCCCTTGCCCGGCTCCAGCTTCATCAGAAACACAATGAACGCGCCGACCGTCAGGCCGATGGCCATCCACAGCCAGCCCGGGATCGGTTGCTTTGCAGGAGCTTGGTAACGGCTGGCGCCACGCTTGGGTGCAGGTTTTTTCTTGGCAGCCAACTTACATACGCTCCAGAGTTTCCAGACCCAAGAGTTCCAGGCCTTGCTTGAGAGTGCGGCCGGTCAGCGCGGCGAGGCGCAGACGGCTCTGCATTTGCGCCGGGGTGTCGGCGCCGAGAATCGGGCAGTTCTCGTAGAAACTGGAGAACAGGCCGGCAACATCGTACAGGTAGGTGCAGAGGATGTGCGGCGTGCCTTTGTCGGACACGTTATTGAGGATTTCGCCGAACTGCGCCAGTTTCGCCGCCAGCTCATGTTCGTGCGCGGCTTCGAGGACTATCTGCCCTTCGACTTCGCTGAAGTCCTTGCCGAGCTTGCGGAACACACCGGCCACGCGAGTGTAGGCGTACAGCAGGTATGGCGCGGTGTTGCCTTCGAAGTTCAGCATCAGGTCGAAGTTGAAGCTGTAGTCGCTGGTGCGGTGCTTGGACAGGTCGGCGTATTTCACGGCGCCGATGCCCACGACCTTGGCGATGTTGCGCAACTCGTCTTCGGCTAATTCCGGGTTCTTCTCTTTCACCAGCGTGTAGGCGCGTTCCTGGGCTTCGGTCAGCAGGTCGATCAGCTTCACGGTGCCGCCATCACGGGTCTTGAACGGACGGCCGTCGGCGCCGTTCATGGTGCCGAAGCCCATGTGTTCCATTTCCATCGGATGGGTCACGAAGCCGGCCAGGCGCGCGACCTGGAACACTTGCTGGAAGTGCAGGGCCTGGCGCTGGTCGACGAAGTACAGCGCGCGATCAGCTTTCAGCACGCCGCTGCGATAACGCACGGCCGCCAGGTCGGTGGTGGCGTAGAGGTAGCCGCCATCAGCCTTGACGATGATCACCGGCAGCGGGTCGCCATCGGCGTTCTTGAACTCGTCGAGGAACACGCATTGAGCGCCGTTGCTCTCGACCAGCAGGCCAGCGGCCTTGAGGTCGTTGACCACGTTGATCAGGTCGTCGTTGTAGGCGCTTTCGCCCATCACGTCGGCCATGGTCAGTTTGACGTTCAGCAGTTCGTAGATTTTCTGGCAGTGCGACAGCGAGATGTCTTTGAACTTGGTCCACAGCGCCAGGCAGTCCGGGTCGCCGGCTTGCAGCTTGACCACCAGGCCACGGGCGCGATCAGCGAACTCTGCGGATTCGTCGAAGCGCTGCTTGGCGGCGCGGTAGAAGTTTTCCAGGTCCGACAGCTCATCGCTGGTGATCGGGTTTTCCTGCAGGTAAGCCATCAACATGCCGAACTGAGTGCCCCAGTCGCCAACGTGGTTCTGGCGGATCACTTCGTCGCCGAGGAATTCCAGGACCCGGGCCACGCCGTCGCCGATGATGGTCGAACGCAAATGGCCTACGTGCATTTCCTTGGCCAGGTTCGGGGCCGACAGGTCTACCACGGTGCGCTGCACCGGGCCGGCTTTGCGCACGCCGATGTGGTCGTCGGCCAGCGCCGCGTCCAGGCGGGTCGCCAGGGCTTGAGTGTTCTGGAAGAAGTTCAGGAAACCAGGGCCGGCGATTTCGGCTTTGGAGACGTTTTCGTCAGCCGGCAGCGCGGCGATGATTTTCTCGGCCAGGTCACGCGGCTTCATGCCCGCCGGTTTGGCCAACATCATGGCGATGTTGCTGGCGAAGTCGCCGTTTTTCTTGTCACGGGAGTTTTCCACCTGGATCGCCGGCGACAGGCCTTCAGGCAACACACCTTCGTTGACGAGTTGGGTGATGGCTTGTTGGATCAGCTGGCGAATGGTGTCTTTCATGGTGTTCTCTGTCGACCGCAAGCGCGGCGGCGCTTCGATGCGCTGGTGGAAAAACTGGGTATTATCCGTGGCGAAGACGGGCTTGCCAACTATAGCGGGCAGGTTATGGATATGTGGTGACAATTCGGCCGCTATCGCGGGCAAGTCGAATCGTCGCACCGCCGCTCCCACAGGGTAAGTGGTATGACGTAGAGCATGTGAACAACGCTAATCCCTGTGGGAGCCGGGCTTGCCCGCGATAGCGATCTTGAATTCAATACAAATCCACAGGATCCACATCCAGCGACCAACGCACCGCCCGCCCACTCGGCATCTGTTCCAAAACCAGCAACCAACTGCTCAACAATCGATGCAGCGGCGCCCGGGCCGTGGCCTGCAACAACAACTGCGCGCGATAACGCCCGGCCCGGCGCTCCATCGGTGCCGGCACTGGCCCCAGCAACTCGATGCCGGTCAGATTCTGCTCGGCCAGCAAACGCTCGGCCTCGCTGCACGCCTCGTCAAGGAAGCCTTCGGCTTGCCCCGGTTTATGTGCTTCGGCCCGCAGCAGCGCGAGATGCGCAAACGGCGGAAGCCCTGCGGAGCGGCGTTCGCTCAACGCCTGTTCGGCAAAGGCGAAATAGCCCTGTTCGGTCAGTTGCACCAGCAGTGGATGATCTGCCAAGTGCGTCTGGATAATCACTTTGCCCGGCTCTTCGGCCCGTCCCGCGCGCCCGGCGACCTGGACGATCAACTGCGCCATGCGTTCGCTGGCACGGAAGTCGCCGGAGAACAGTCCGCCGTCGGCATCGAGAATCGACACCAGGGTCACCCTTGGAAAGTGATGCCCTTTGGCAAGCATCTGTGTGCCGACCAGAATGCACGGCTGGCCTTTCTGAATGGTGGCGAACAGTTGATTCATCGCGTCTTTGCGTGAAGTGCTGTCGCGGTCGACTCGCAGTACGGGGACGTCCGGAAACAGAATCCCCAGACGTTCTTCGGCGCGCTCGGTACCGGCGCCCACGGGTCGCAAATCAACCTTGCCGCATTTCGGGCAATGGCGGGGCACTCGTTCGACTTCGCCGCAATGGTGGCAACGCAATTCGCCTGAGCGTTGGTGCACGGTCATCCGCGCATCACAACGCTTGCACTCGGACATCCAGCCGCAGTCGTGGCAGAGCAACGTCGGGGCGAATCCTCGACGATTGAGGAACACCAACACCTGCTGGCCGGCGGCCAGGGTCTGACCGATGGCTTGCTGCATCGGCCCGGAAATGCCGCTGTCCAGCGGGCGACTTTTCACGTCCAGGCGCAGGAAACGCGGTTGCTTGGCGCCACCGGCCCGCTCATTCAGGCGTAGGAGGCCGTAACGACCGGTGTAGGCGTTTTGCAGGCTTTCCAGCGAAGGAGTGGCGGAGCCGAGGACAATCGGGATGTTTTCCTGCCGGGCGCGGACCAGGGCCAGGTCGCGGGCGTGGTAGCGCAGGCCTTCCTGCTGTTTATAAGAGCCGTCGTGCTCTTCATCAATGATGATCAGGCCGGGGTTCTTCATCGGCGTGAACAGTGCCGAACGGGTACCGATAATAATGTCGGCCTCGCCATCCCGTGCCGCCAGCCAGGCTTCCAGGCGTTCGCGGTCATTGACGGCGGAGTGGATCAGCGCGATGCGTGCATTGAAGCGCTGCTCGAAGCGCGCCAGGGTTTGCGGACCGAGGTTGATCTCCGGGATCAGCACCAGGGCTTGCTTGCCGGCCTCGAGGGTTTCGCGGATCAGCTGCAAATAGACTTCAGTCTTGCCGCTGCCGGTGACGCCGGCCAGCAGAAACGCGTGATAACTGTCGAACCCGGCGCGAATCGCCTCGTAAGCGGCGCGCTGCTCCGGGTTGAGCGGCAGTTCCGGTTGCGCCAGCCAGTGTTCGTGGCGCACACCGGGCGCGTGCCTGCGGATGTCCACCTGCACCAGATCCTTGGCCAGCAACAGATCGAGGCTGTCCTTGCTCAACATCAGTTTGCTCAGAAGCTGATGAGCGACGCCGTGGGGATGCTGAGCCAGGGTCGCCAGTGCTTCACGTTGTCGCGGGGCGCGGGCGATGCGCGGGTCGTCAAGGCTCGCGCCGGGCGCGGCGGACCAGAAGCGCTCCTGACGAGCTTCGGCCAGTTCACCCTGTCGCAACAGTACCGGCAGTGCCCAGCTCAACGTGTCGCCAAGGCTGTGCTGGTAATACTGAGAAGTCCACAGGCACAGCTTGAACAGCGCGGGCGGCAGCGGCGGCGTGGCGTCGAGCAGCGCCAGGGCCGGTTTGAGCTTTTCTACCGGCACTTCACTGGTGTCGGTGACCTCCACCAGAATCCCGATCATCTCTCGCCGACCGAACGGCACCCGCAAGCGCATGCCCGGGTGCAACTGGGCGCGCAAGACTCCGGCCGGGGCACGGTAATCGAACAGGCGGCGCAGGGGCGAAGGCAGGGCGAGGCGCAGAATGGCGTTGGGCACGCGATTGTTTTCTCGATGAGAGGGCGATGAAGAAGGCCGGGAGCCTAGCAGACGACTGGTTTAAGCGACAGCTTGCGTGATTGCAAAGGTCTGGTAGAATCCGCGGCCTAATTACGTGCGGTATTCAACAATGGTGTTGAGTGGCGGCACGCTAGCCTGAGGAATACATCATGAAAGCCGATATCCATCCAACATACGAAATCACCGCAGTTACCTGCAGCTGTGGCAACAAGTTCGAAACTCGTTCGAACCTGGCCAAGCCTCTGGCGATCGACGTATGCAACGAATGCCACCCGTTCTACACCGGTAAGCAGAAGACTCTGGATACTGGCGGTCGTGTACAGCGCTTCGCAGACCGTTTCGGCGCTTTCGGCAAGAAAGCTCCAGCTGCTGCAGAGTAAGGTTGAAGGGCCCGATGGGCTTTTCCTTGCTGATGAAAAAGGCGTCCCTCGCGGGCGCCTTTTTTGTGTCCGCGATTTGGCTTTCCGGTGCTCAGGCCTTCTGCCCGGCGCCGAGCGGGCTGACGTCGGTCGCGGTGCAGCGGGTGGTGGATGGCGACACCTTGCGCCTGCGCGATGGCCGCAGTGTGCGAATGATCGGATTGAACACACCGGAACTGGGCAAACAGGGGCGTTCCGACGAGCCGTTCGCCGTGGCCGCGCGCAAACGCCTTGAAGCTCTGGTGGTCGCCAGCGACGGGCGCGTCGGTTTGCTGCCGGGTAAAGAAAGCAAAGACCATTACGGCCGGACTCTGGCCCATGTCTATGGCATCGATGGTGCCAACCTCGAAGCACAGCTGCTCGCCGAGGGCCTCGGTTTTCAGGTGGCGGTGGCACCGAATGTCGATTTGGTCGCCTGCCAGCAAGCGGCCGAACGCAGTGCTCGTCGGGCCGGTCTCGGGCTGTGGCGACAATCGCCTGTACTGAAAGCGGAGCAGATCAGCGCGTCCGGCTTCGCCATGCTCAGTGGTCGTGTGAGCAAGGTTCAGCGCAATCGCGGCGGGGTTTGGATCGAGTTGCAGGATTCGGTTGTATTGCGGGTTGCACCCAATATGCTGGATCAATTCGATGTTGCATCGCTTGAAAAGCTAAAGGGCAAGCAAATCGAGGCTCGTGGCTGGGTGCTGGATCGTTCGCGCCGCGGTGGGTTGAAGCCGGGGCAGGCGCGCTGGCTTCTGCCGCTGACCGATCCGGCGATGTTGCAAGCGGCGCCATAAGAAAAAATTGTAGACATTTTTTCTATTGATTGTGAACAGTATATCCCTTGTGTTCCGTGGCTCTTGGCCCAAAGTCGTAGGGCCGGGCGCTTGACAGGGGTGACTGGTCAGTCTTGTGAGGACTTTGCGAGGCGAGTATCCTCGGCGGTCCGTCTGTCCAACAGTAAAAAGCGGAATGCCCCTATGTCTGATTTGAAAACTGCCGCTCTCGAATATCACGCCCATCCCCGTCCAGGGAAGCTGAGTGTCGAGCTCACCAAGGCCACCGCTACCGCCCGCGATCTGTCGCTGGCCTACAGCCCCGGCGTAGCCGAACCAGTACGCGAAATCGCCCGCGATCCTGAACTGGCCTACAAATACACCGGCAAGGGCAACCTGGTTGCAGTCATTTCCGATGGCACCGCGATTCTCGGCCTGGGTAACCTCGGCCCATTGGCTTCCAAGCCGGTTATGGAAGGTAAGGGCGTGCTGTTCAAGCGCTTCGCTGGCATCGACGTGTTCGACATCGAAGTCGACTCCGAAAGCCCACAAGCCTTCATCGACACCGTCAAGCGTATCTCCATTACCTTCGGCGGCATCAACCTGGAAGACATCAAGGCACCTGAGTGCTTTGAGATCGAACGTGCTCTGATCGAGCAGTGCGATATTCCGGTATTCCACGATGACCAGCACGGCACCGCAATCGTTACTGCGGCCGGCATGATCAACGCCTTGGAAATCGCTGGCAAAACCCTGGCTGACGCCAAGATCGTCTGCCTGGGCGCTGGTGCAGCCGCCATCTCCTGCATGAAATTGCTGGTGAGCATGGGCGCCAACATCGAAAACATTTACATGGTTGACCGTACCGGTGTGATCCACTCCGGCCGTGACGACCTGAACCAGTACAAGGCTGTGTTCGCTCACGCGACCGAGAAGCGCACCCTGGCTGACGCGCTGGAAGGCGCTGATGTGTTCGTTGGCCTGTCCGGCCCGAACCTGCTGAGCGCTGAAGGCCTGAAATCGATGGCGGCCAACCCGATCGTGTTCGCGTGCTCGAACCCGGATCCGGAAATCTCCCCGGAACTGGCTCACGCCACCCGTAACGACGTGATCATGGCCACCGGCCGTTCGGACTACCCGAACCAGGTCAACAACGTACTGGGCTTCCCGTTCATCTTCCGCGGTGCCCTGGACGTTCGCGCCAAGCGCATCAACGAAGAAATGAAAGTGGCTGCGGCCAACGCCCTGCGTGAACTGGCCAAGCTGCCAGTGCCTCAGGAAGTGTGCGACGCCTACGGCGGCATCAAGCTGGAATTCGGTCGTGAGTACATCATTCCGAAACCAATGGATGCCCGTCTGATCACCCTGATCTCCGATGCCGTGGCCAAGGCTGCGATCGAGACCGGTGTGGCGACCCTGCCGTATCCGAAGAACTACCCGCTGAAAAGCGTGGATGACGTGTTCAACGGCTAAGCCGTTGTAGCGCTTCAACCAAAAGCCCCGGCTCGCTCTGAGTCGGGGCTTTTTTGTATCTGAGAGTTTTGTATCGTTTGTAAGGGCCTCTTCGCGGGCAAGCCCGCTCCCACAAAGTTCTGTGGCGCTATCAGGGGTTGTGAACCAGCGCGATCCCCGTGGGAGCGGGCTTGCCCGCGAAGGGGTCGGGTCATTCAGCGCATAACCGGCAGGCAATAAAAAGCCCCGCACTTCTTTCGAGGACGGGGCTTTTGGGTGTTGCTACACGATCAGAACAAATCGATCGGCGCTGCCTCATCCGCTGGCAGCGGGCTGCCCGGCACATTGCCGTTACCCAGCTCGTTCACCGACGGTGGCGTGTCTTCGGCCTTGAACAGTTCGAAGTAGGCGCCTGGTGTGCCAGGGCTGGCTGCACGGCCGCTGACCGGGTCAACCCGCAGGCTGAGGATGCCTTCCGGCTCCGCCTGGGTGTGAGGCGGCTTGTCTTTAAGGGCCGCCGCCATGTAGTTCATCCAGATCGGCAGGGCGACGGTGCCGCCGAACTCGCGTTTGCCCAGGCTTTCCGGTTGGTCGAAGCCAGTCCAGACGGTGGTCACGTAATCGGCGTTGTAGCCGGAGAACCAGGCGTCCTTGGATTCGTTGGTGGTGCCGGTCTTGCCCGCGATGTCGCTGCGACCCAAGGCCAGCGCACGGCGGCCGGTACCGA
The Pseudomonas lini DNA segment above includes these coding regions:
- the rpmE gene encoding 50S ribosomal protein L31 → MKADIHPTYEITAVTCSCGNKFETRSNLAKPLAIDVCNECHPFYTGKQKTLDTGGRVQRFADRFGAFGKKAPAAAE
- a CDS encoding primosomal protein N', with translation MPNAILRLALPSPLRRLFDYRAPAGVLRAQLHPGMRLRVPFGRREMIGILVEVTDTSEVPVEKLKPALALLDATPPLPPALFKLCLWTSQYYQHSLGDTLSWALPVLLRQGELAEARQERFWSAAPGASLDDPRIARAPRQREALATLAQHPHGVAHQLLSKLMLSKDSLDLLLAKDLVQVDIRRHAPGVRHEHWLAQPELPLNPEQRAAYEAIRAGFDSYHAFLLAGVTGSGKTEVYLQLIRETLEAGKQALVLIPEINLGPQTLARFEQRFNARIALIHSAVNDRERLEAWLAARDGEADIIIGTRSALFTPMKNPGLIIIDEEHDGSYKQQEGLRYHARDLALVRARQENIPIVLGSATPSLESLQNAYTGRYGLLRLNERAGGAKQPRFLRLDVKSRPLDSGISGPMQQAIGQTLAAGQQVLVFLNRRGFAPTLLCHDCGWMSECKRCDARMTVHQRSGELRCHHCGEVERVPRHCPKCGKVDLRPVGAGTERAEERLGILFPDVPVLRVDRDSTSRKDAMNQLFATIQKGQPCILVGTQMLAKGHHFPRVTLVSILDADGGLFSGDFRASERMAQLIVQVAGRAGRAEEPGKVIIQTHLADHPLLVQLTEQGYFAFAEQALSERRSAGLPPFAHLALLRAEAHKPGQAEGFLDEACSEAERLLAEQNLTGIELLGPVPAPMERRAGRYRAQLLLQATARAPLHRLLSSWLLVLEQMPSGRAVRWSLDVDPVDLY
- a CDS encoding thermonuclease family protein, translating into MGFSLLMKKASLAGAFFVSAIWLSGAQAFCPAPSGLTSVAVQRVVDGDTLRLRDGRSVRMIGLNTPELGKQGRSDEPFAVAARKRLEALVVASDGRVGLLPGKESKDHYGRTLAHVYGIDGANLEAQLLAEGLGFQVAVAPNVDLVACQQAAERSARRAGLGLWRQSPVLKAEQISASGFAMLSGRVSKVQRNRGGVWIELQDSVVLRVAPNMLDQFDVASLEKLKGKQIEARGWVLDRSRRGGLKPGQARWLLPLTDPAMLQAAP
- a CDS encoding malic enzyme-like NAD(P)-binding protein, producing the protein MSDLKTAALEYHAHPRPGKLSVELTKATATARDLSLAYSPGVAEPVREIARDPELAYKYTGKGNLVAVISDGTAILGLGNLGPLASKPVMEGKGVLFKRFAGIDVFDIEVDSESPQAFIDTVKRISITFGGINLEDIKAPECFEIERALIEQCDIPVFHDDQHGTAIVTAAGMINALEIAGKTLADAKIVCLGAGAAAISCMKLLVSMGANIENIYMVDRTGVIHSGRDDLNQYKAVFAHATEKRTLADALEGADVFVGLSGPNLLSAEGLKSMAANPIVFACSNPDPEISPELAHATRNDVIMATGRSDYPNQVNNVLGFPFIFRGALDVRAKRINEEMKVAAANALRELAKLPVPQEVCDAYGGIKLEFGREYIIPKPMDARLITLISDAVAKAAIETGVATLPYPKNYPLKSVDDVFNG
- a CDS encoding SPOR domain-containing protein, whose product is MAAKKKPAPKRGASRYQAPAKQPIPGWLWMAIGLTVGAFIVFLMKLEPGKGSDSVKREKIEQQKATKIAEANKTPPSPTQPVKPKYDFYTLLPESEVIVPPDAVPEKTLPTPQVPAIPTTPVTPAEAAKIDTARAQAALAGITPPPAPPVAKAAPVTKFFLQAGSFRKEADADKVRAQIILLGQAVAVESGTVKDETWYRVLVGPFSNREQLTTAQKQLAGSGFSNLLLQQRQSR
- the argS gene encoding arginine--tRNA ligase translates to MKDTIRQLIQQAITQLVNEGVLPEGLSPAIQVENSRDKKNGDFASNIAMMLAKPAGMKPRDLAEKIIAALPADENVSKAEIAGPGFLNFFQNTQALATRLDAALADDHIGVRKAGPVQRTVVDLSAPNLAKEMHVGHLRSTIIGDGVARVLEFLGDEVIRQNHVGDWGTQFGMLMAYLQENPITSDELSDLENFYRAAKQRFDESAEFADRARGLVVKLQAGDPDCLALWTKFKDISLSHCQKIYELLNVKLTMADVMGESAYNDDLINVVNDLKAAGLLVESNGAQCVFLDEFKNADGDPLPVIIVKADGGYLYATTDLAAVRYRSGVLKADRALYFVDQRQALHFQQVFQVARLAGFVTHPMEMEHMGFGTMNGADGRPFKTRDGGTVKLIDLLTEAQERAYTLVKEKNPELAEDELRNIAKVVGIGAVKYADLSKHRTSDYSFNFDLMLNFEGNTAPYLLYAYTRVAGVFRKLGKDFSEVEGQIVLEAAHEHELAAKLAQFGEILNNVSDKGTPHILCTYLYDVAGLFSSFYENCPILGADTPAQMQSRLRLAALTGRTLKQGLELLGLETLERM